Proteins encoded in a region of the Halostella limicola genome:
- a CDS encoding CBS domain-containing protein yields MNVADAMTPRSEVVTVELPGNRDDALEYLQERSFSSVPVIKETDEGEQFRGLVSRESLIENPDEDQLALLMNEVPTTTQDTSLEEVSRLMVTERERRIPVVDGQLEGIVTVTDVIRAIAEEAVDGDREVGDLASRDINAVWAETPLPVAEREIFYANVPYAVALDDEGSMTGVLTEVDVLDVARVVEGEAETGDSIANQDDEWAWEGIKAVGNRYLPTRNVKIPAGPVREFMTSDVVTVTEPKTARDAAQLMITNDIEQIPLVSGDDLAGIVRDVDLLEALYD; encoded by the coding sequence ATGAACGTCGCTGACGCGATGACCCCTCGCTCGGAGGTCGTGACCGTGGAGCTCCCGGGCAACCGGGACGACGCGCTGGAGTACCTGCAGGAACGGTCGTTCTCGTCCGTTCCGGTGATCAAAGAGACCGACGAGGGCGAACAGTTCCGCGGGCTCGTCTCCCGCGAGTCGCTCATCGAGAACCCCGACGAGGACCAGCTCGCCCTCCTGATGAACGAGGTCCCGACGACCACGCAGGACACCTCCCTGGAGGAGGTGAGCCGGCTGATGGTCACCGAACGCGAGCGCCGAATCCCCGTGGTCGACGGCCAGCTCGAAGGGATCGTCACCGTGACGGACGTGATCCGGGCCATCGCGGAGGAGGCCGTCGACGGCGACCGGGAGGTCGGCGACCTCGCCTCGCGCGACATCAACGCCGTCTGGGCGGAGACCCCCCTGCCCGTCGCCGAGCGGGAGATCTTCTACGCCAACGTCCCGTACGCCGTCGCGCTCGACGACGAGGGGAGCATGACGGGCGTCCTGACCGAGGTGGACGTCCTCGACGTCGCCCGCGTCGTGGAGGGCGAGGCCGAGACCGGCGACAGCATCGCCAACCAGGACGACGAGTGGGCCTGGGAGGGGATCAAGGCGGTCGGCAACCGCTACCTGCCGACCCGGAACGTGAAGATCCCCGCCGGACCGGTCCGGGAGTTCATGACCAGCGACGTGGTGACCGTCACCGAGCCAAAGACCGCGCGCGACGCGGCACAGCTGATGATAACCAACGACATCGAACAGATCCCGCTCGTCAGCGGCGACGACCTCGCGGGCATCGTCCGCGACGTCGACCTCCTGGAGGCGCTCTATGACTGA
- a CDS encoding DUF7555 family protein, whose protein sequence is MTDGHAPLWLRRSVDGVAYAVALAAALAVVGAAVCLPFGWGWIGVKYWLFLVGLLLFGVGTFMLRPKAGWKDDDDDGTVNHQGEDESRFARATRRALPSGVAVRPDERWSAGARLFLGSIAVLLTSMLMEFVFGVGV, encoded by the coding sequence ATGACAGACGGTCACGCCCCGCTGTGGCTCCGCCGGTCCGTCGACGGCGTCGCGTACGCGGTCGCGCTGGCGGCCGCGCTCGCGGTCGTCGGAGCCGCGGTGTGTCTCCCCTTCGGCTGGGGGTGGATCGGCGTGAAGTACTGGCTGTTTCTCGTCGGGCTTTTGCTGTTCGGCGTCGGGACGTTCATGCTCCGGCCCAAAGCGGGCTGGAAGGACGACGACGACGACGGTACCGTCAACCACCAGGGCGAGGACGAGTCCCGGTTCGCTCGCGCGACGCGGCGCGCGCTGCCGTCGGGAGTCGCCGTCCGACCCGACGAGCGGTGGTCCGCGGGGGCGCGCCTGTTTCTCGGGAGCATCGCCGTGTTGCTCACGTCGATGCTGATGGAGTTCGTCTTCGGCGTCGGGGTGTGA
- a CDS encoding ABC transporter ATP-binding protein: protein MSQTAYDPVQESAYPLLSVDGLETAFFTDKETIRAVDNVSFDIERGETLGIVGESGSGKSVTARSVMGLIESPGMVMDGSSIRYAEPSTVERFAREYPDATVQVEPGETIPDGEDGFVALAEASGSGSGVTVDDGYVELANAPDDAVHSIRGGDIAMVFQDPLTSLNPVYTVGNQIKESLRLHQGLRGKEATEEAANLLEAVGIPDANRRLKEYPHQFSGGMRQRAVIATALACDPNVLICDEPTTALDVTIQAQILDLLDELQEERDLGIMFITHDMGVIAEVADRVNVMYAGEVVEKAPVVEMFENPAHPYTQGLLQSIPGRNPNADRLTTIEGDVPTPNEPASYCRFAPRCPKVFDECTDVHPEHVPAGSGEEEHTAACLLYPEDASRTEAIAEHERRGGAPREGTDE, encoded by the coding sequence ATGAGCCAGACGGCCTACGACCCCGTGCAGGAGTCGGCGTACCCGCTCCTCTCGGTCGATGGCCTCGAGACGGCCTTCTTCACCGACAAGGAGACGATCCGCGCCGTCGACAACGTCTCGTTCGACATCGAGCGGGGGGAGACCCTCGGCATCGTCGGCGAGAGCGGGTCCGGCAAGAGCGTCACCGCGCGCTCCGTCATGGGCCTCATCGAGTCGCCCGGGATGGTCATGGACGGAAGCAGCATCCGGTACGCCGAGCCGAGCACCGTCGAGCGGTTCGCGCGCGAGTATCCCGACGCGACCGTGCAGGTCGAACCCGGCGAGACCATCCCCGACGGCGAGGACGGCTTCGTCGCGCTCGCCGAGGCGAGCGGCAGCGGGAGCGGCGTGACCGTCGACGACGGCTACGTCGAACTGGCGAACGCGCCCGACGACGCGGTGCACAGCATCCGCGGCGGGGACATCGCGATGGTGTTTCAGGACCCGCTGACGAGCCTGAACCCCGTCTACACCGTCGGGAACCAGATCAAGGAGTCGCTCCGACTCCATCAGGGGCTCCGCGGGAAGGAGGCGACCGAGGAGGCCGCCAACCTGCTCGAAGCGGTCGGCATCCCGGACGCCAACCGTCGGCTCAAGGAGTACCCGCACCAGTTCTCCGGCGGGATGCGCCAGCGGGCCGTCATCGCGACGGCGCTGGCCTGCGACCCCAACGTGCTCATCTGCGACGAGCCGACGACGGCGCTCGACGTGACGATCCAGGCCCAGATCCTGGACCTCTTGGACGAACTGCAGGAGGAGCGGGACCTCGGCATCATGTTCATCACCCACGACATGGGCGTCATCGCCGAGGTCGCGGACCGGGTGAACGTGATGTACGCGGGCGAGGTCGTCGAGAAAGCGCCCGTGGTCGAGATGTTCGAGAACCCGGCCCACCCCTACACGCAGGGGCTGTTGCAGAGCATCCCCGGTCGCAACCCGAACGCCGATCGCCTGACGACCATCGAGGGCGACGTGCCGACGCCGAACGAACCGGCGTCGTACTGTCGGTTCGCGCCGCGGTGCCCGAAGGTGTTCGACGAGTGTACCGACGTCCACCCGGAACACGTACCCGCCGGCTCGGGCGAAGAGGAGCACACGGCCGCGTGCCTGCTCTACCCGGAGGACGCGAGTCGGACGGAAGCGATCGCGGAACACGAACGACGGGGGGGCGCCCCCCGGGAGGGAACCGATGAGTAA
- a CDS encoding DUF7529 family protein, translated as MREADDPADDAELNEPPGTGEELEASADVHKDAWARTIDDMEAMGEELEEEGWDVVTVITADTAPEPPDAGPEGRWGLVHVVPDNLADEFRSAVERGEFPQFDLFRAEAEGRVFHVTQLLDPETETAILIAANFLRRRADGLVRTALEADEMYTHAQTLSGEQLGSFRHDGYEKFFPEADRLVDLDEDRS; from the coding sequence ATGCGAGAAGCCGACGACCCCGCCGACGACGCGGAGCTGAACGAGCCGCCCGGCACGGGCGAAGAGCTCGAAGCGAGCGCGGACGTCCACAAGGACGCCTGGGCCCGGACCATCGACGACATGGAGGCGATGGGCGAGGAGCTAGAGGAAGAGGGCTGGGACGTCGTGACGGTCATCACGGCCGACACGGCGCCCGAACCACCGGACGCCGGCCCGGAGGGCCGCTGGGGACTGGTCCACGTCGTCCCGGACAACCTGGCCGACGAGTTCCGGTCCGCGGTCGAGCGCGGCGAGTTCCCGCAGTTCGACCTGTTCCGAGCCGAGGCGGAGGGCCGAGTGTTCCACGTGACGCAGCTGCTCGACCCCGAGACCGAGACGGCGATCCTGATCGCGGCGAACTTCCTGCGCCGCAGAGCGGACGGGCTCGTCCGGACGGCGCTGGAAGCGGACGAGATGTACACGCACGCGCAGACGCTGTCCGGGGAACAGCTCGGGTCCTTCCGACACGACGGCTACGAGAAGTTCTTCCCGGAGGCCGACCGCCTCGTCGACCTCGACGAGGACCGCTCCTGA
- a CDS encoding ABC transporter ATP-binding protein: MSKPAYEQQETTATDRTGETLVEVNDLKTYYGSEGGLLGGKPVKAVDGVSFSIEKGETLGLVGESGCGKTTLGRTLMQLESATSGEVTYAGTDITTLDGKELKQWRQNVQMVFQDPDSSLNNRMTIGEIVREPLDVHDWPTFEVGVQGVDAESVTVEGEMVRHVSEAKYEDSDLVVTRDAEIVHLRESAAVDSSELTINVAERGDDLEVEVTVHKSKAQLRRRRVRSLLETVGLQEEHYYRYPHQFSGGQQQRIGIARALALEPDFVVLDEPVSALDASVQAKILNLLEDLQDEFGLTYLFIAHDLSVVRHICDRVAVMYLGNIMELGETEELFTDPANPYTHSLLSAIPEPDPTLEKDRITLRGTPPSPRDPPTGCPFTTRCPMKIRPEKYRGIDEELWTAIEVFREVLRERVRAERTTTERIKEFLDMDTRFASIDEITEELFGDLDVPAEVETHVSEAASRVADGDEESARDYLAEEFGSICDGEFPDAHEVSASGRRSRCHRHREEFAEPDAFREQTSD; encoded by the coding sequence ATGAGTAAGCCAGCCTACGAACAGCAGGAGACGACCGCAACGGACCGGACCGGCGAGACGCTCGTCGAAGTGAACGACCTCAAGACCTACTACGGGAGCGAGGGCGGCCTGCTCGGCGGGAAGCCGGTCAAGGCCGTCGACGGCGTCTCCTTCTCCATCGAGAAGGGCGAGACGCTCGGCCTCGTCGGCGAGAGCGGCTGCGGGAAGACGACGCTCGGCCGGACGCTGATGCAACTGGAGTCCGCGACGTCCGGCGAGGTGACCTACGCCGGGACGGACATCACCACTCTGGACGGCAAGGAGCTGAAGCAGTGGCGACAGAACGTCCAGATGGTGTTTCAGGACCCGGACTCCAGTCTCAACAACCGGATGACGATCGGCGAGATCGTCCGCGAGCCGCTCGACGTCCACGACTGGCCGACCTTCGAGGTCGGCGTGCAGGGCGTCGACGCCGAGAGCGTGACCGTCGAGGGCGAGATGGTACGTCACGTCTCGGAGGCGAAGTACGAGGACAGCGACCTCGTGGTGACCCGCGACGCCGAGATCGTCCACCTGCGCGAGAGCGCGGCGGTCGACAGCTCCGAGCTGACGATCAACGTCGCGGAGCGCGGCGACGACCTCGAGGTCGAGGTGACGGTCCACAAGTCGAAGGCCCAGCTCCGCCGCCGTCGGGTGCGGAGCCTGCTCGAGACCGTCGGTCTGCAGGAAGAGCACTACTACCGCTATCCGCACCAGTTCAGCGGCGGCCAGCAGCAGCGGATCGGCATCGCCCGGGCGCTGGCGCTGGAGCCGGACTTCGTCGTGCTCGACGAGCCGGTCTCGGCGCTGGACGCCTCCGTGCAGGCGAAGATCCTCAACCTGCTCGAGGACCTGCAGGACGAGTTCGGCCTCACCTACCTGTTCATCGCTCACGACCTCTCGGTGGTCCGGCACATCTGCGACCGCGTCGCGGTCATGTACCTCGGGAACATCATGGAGCTCGGCGAGACCGAGGAGCTGTTCACCGACCCGGCGAACCCGTACACCCACTCGCTGCTGTCGGCGATCCCGGAGCCGGACCCGACGCTGGAGAAAGACCGGATCACGCTCCGCGGCACGCCGCCGAGCCCGCGGGACCCGCCGACCGGCTGTCCGTTCACCACGCGGTGTCCCATGAAGATCCGGCCCGAGAAGTACCGCGGCATCGACGAGGAGCTCTGGACGGCGATAGAGGTGTTCCGCGAGGTGCTCCGTGAGCGCGTCCGCGCCGAGCGCACGACGACGGAGCGGATCAAGGAGTTCCTCGACATGGACACCCGCTTCGCCAGCATCGACGAGATCACGGAGGAGCTGTTCGGCGACCTCGACGTGCCCGCAGAGGTCGAGACCCACGTCAGCGAGGCCGCCTCGCGGGTCGCCGACGGCGACGAGGAGAGCGCCCGCGACTACCTCGCCGAGGAGTTCGGCAGCATCTGTGACGGCGAGTTCCCCGACGCCCACGAGGTGAGTGCGAGCGGGCGGCGGAGCCGCTGTCACCGCCACCGCGAGGAGTTCGCCGAGCCCGACGCCTTCCGAGAGCAGACGAGCGACTGA